From the Pimelobacter simplex genome, one window contains:
- a CDS encoding Ig-like domain-containing protein, with protein MTNALSNPDTEGQKQARTLVLVGALAAITGVLAWHAANTLWAGRRPDELDSTAFLRVVVATMLLPTAAVVLIGVGQGMVLLGLLRWWVMPRNRGPWQLTMAGLAALVSLTVVTQGVTMAEAEAAAGGRWAGYSIKTTKYADSSWIGGRSMGGQHVYRLEPRKLNVKSKYRPAVPVSDLNGSAAKPSARNTSVAACVLATYGNLKDRIQAAAVDAVTYHLLRGGKWRISKARGAARIRQAGQSKYVRSYAKSMLAACAKTAGPYRVSMTSTTAAVGSATRVTYTIKSASGLGLANVPVTFSYGGATPVEYTNSEGTATANFDVTQSGITTATARADRVPEWRLLVRAPKNKRASAVAVAGRLTAIASSTSVRASGSQSVSVANAASALRVGQLLGGSYTIAGGSGTRSVTRSYYGPFDTSASNCSSPRPYTSSTSTSTNGRYSLPSWLPPKSGYYRAGVAVGGNDLSTAASTCGTPVRVIKQAAIAQDRPAGRSRQVKIGEGFNVTVKVSGFDRAEGHTVVSRLYGPFASKDNARCTEAKRVASKNQSRNVSGNGDYTMGKAVITAKANTGWYVWQTTLSSGDLIAGGTSSCGVLYEVVR; from the coding sequence ATGACGAATGCACTGAGCAACCCGGACACGGAGGGGCAGAAGCAGGCCCGCACACTGGTCCTCGTCGGCGCGCTGGCAGCGATCACGGGCGTCTTGGCATGGCACGCCGCGAACACGTTGTGGGCGGGGCGTCGACCCGACGAGCTGGATTCAACGGCCTTCCTGCGGGTCGTGGTCGCGACGATGCTTCTCCCCACGGCGGCCGTCGTCCTGATCGGAGTCGGGCAGGGCATGGTGCTGCTGGGGCTGCTGCGCTGGTGGGTGATGCCGCGCAACAGAGGTCCGTGGCAGCTCACGATGGCTGGGCTCGCCGCGCTGGTCTCGCTGACGGTCGTGACGCAGGGCGTCACGATGGCTGAGGCCGAGGCCGCAGCCGGCGGCCGGTGGGCCGGCTACTCCATCAAGACCACCAAGTACGCCGACTCCTCCTGGATCGGCGGCCGCAGCATGGGCGGCCAGCACGTCTACCGGCTGGAGCCGCGCAAGCTCAACGTGAAGTCCAAGTATCGACCGGCAGTCCCGGTCTCCGACCTCAACGGGTCGGCCGCGAAGCCCTCGGCGCGCAACACCAGCGTCGCCGCGTGCGTGCTCGCGACCTACGGCAACCTCAAGGACCGTATCCAGGCGGCCGCGGTCGACGCCGTCACCTACCACCTCCTCAGGGGTGGGAAGTGGCGGATCTCCAAGGCTCGCGGCGCGGCGCGGATCCGTCAGGCCGGGCAGAGCAAGTACGTCCGCTCCTACGCGAAGTCGATGCTGGCGGCCTGCGCCAAGACGGCCGGCCCGTACCGAGTCAGCATGACCTCGACGACCGCCGCGGTCGGATCGGCCACGAGGGTGACCTACACGATCAAGTCCGCCTCGGGGCTCGGCCTGGCCAACGTGCCAGTGACGTTCAGCTACGGCGGCGCGACGCCAGTCGAGTACACCAACAGCGAGGGCACCGCGACGGCCAACTTCGACGTGACGCAGTCGGGGATCACGACCGCGACCGCCCGCGCTGACCGGGTCCCGGAGTGGCGCCTGCTCGTCCGCGCGCCCAAGAACAAGCGCGCTTCTGCCGTCGCCGTCGCGGGCCGGCTGACCGCCATCGCCTCGAGCACCTCGGTGCGGGCGTCGGGTTCGCAGTCGGTGAGCGTCGCCAACGCCGCCTCGGCCCTGCGGGTCGGCCAGCTCCTCGGTGGCTCGTACACGATCGCGGGCGGCTCCGGGACTCGGAGCGTGACGCGCTCGTACTACGGCCCCTTCGACACCTCGGCGAGCAACTGCAGCTCCCCGCGGCCCTACACCTCGTCGACGTCGACCAGCACGAACGGCCGATACTCCCTGCCGTCCTGGCTCCCTCCGAAGTCGGGCTACTACCGTGCGGGAGTCGCGGTCGGCGGCAACGACCTCAGCACCGCCGCGTCCACGTGTGGGACGCCGGTGCGGGTGATCAAGCAGGCGGCGATCGCCCAGGACCGGCCAGCCGGCCGCAGCCGCCAGGTCAAGATCGGCGAGGGCTTCAACGTCACCGTCAAGGTGAGCGGGTTCGACCGGGCCGAGGGCCACACCGTGGTCTCGCGGCTCTACGGACCGTTCGCGAGCAAGGACAACGCCCGCTGCACCGAGGCCAAGCGGGTCGCGAGCAAGAACCAGAGCCGCAACGTCTCGGGCAACGGCGACTACACGATGGGCAAGGCCGTGATCACGGCCAAGGCCAACACAGGCTGGTACGTGTGGCAGACCACTCTCTCCTCCGGCGACCTGATCGCCGGAGGGACGTCGAGCTGCGGCGTCCTCTACGAGGTCGTGCGCTGA